From Staphylococcus sp. M0911, a single genomic window includes:
- a CDS encoding ribose-phosphate diphosphokinase: MLNNEYKNSSLKIFSLKGNEPLAQEVADHVGIELGKCSVKRFSDGEIQINIEESIRGCDVFIIQPTSYPVNLHLMELLIMIDACKRASAANINIVVPYYGYARQDRKARSREPITAKLVANLIETAGANRMIALDLHAPQIQGFFDIPIDHLMGVPILAQHFQNDPAINPEECVVVSPDHGGVTRARKLADILKTPIAIIDKRRPKPNVAEVMNIVGDIEGRTAIIIDDIIDTAGTITLAAQALKDKGAKEVYACCTHPVLSGPAKERIENSAIKELIVTNSIQLEESRKPTNTKELSVAGLIGKAIIRVYERESVSVLFD, translated from the coding sequence AGGGATTGAATTAGGTAAGTGTTCTGTTAAGCGTTTCAGTGATGGAGAAATCCAAATCAATATTGAAGAAAGTATTCGTGGTTGCGATGTGTTTATTATCCAACCTACTTCATACCCAGTTAATCTACATCTAATGGAATTACTTATTATGATTGACGCTTGTAAACGTGCATCAGCGGCAAATATTAACATCGTAGTACCTTATTATGGGTATGCTCGTCAAGACAGAAAAGCACGTAGTCGTGAACCGATTACTGCTAAATTAGTAGCCAATTTAATAGAAACTGCAGGGGCAAATCGCATGATTGCTTTAGATTTACATGCACCTCAAATCCAAGGTTTCTTTGATATTCCAATTGATCATTTAATGGGCGTACCTATTTTAGCGCAACATTTCCAAAATGATCCTGCCATTAACCCAGAAGAATGTGTTGTTGTTTCTCCTGACCATGGTGGTGTAACAAGAGCACGTAAATTGGCAGACATTTTAAAAACTCCAATTGCAATTATTGATAAACGTCGTCCAAAACCAAACGTAGCCGAAGTAATGAATATTGTGGGCGATATTGAAGGTAGAACAGCCATCATTATTGATGATATTATTGATACAGCTGGTACTATTACGTTAGCAGCACAAGCATTAAAAGACAAAGGTGCTAAAGAAGTATATGCATGTTGTACACACCCTGTATTATCAGGTCCAGCTAAAGAACGTATTGAGAATTCAGCAATTAAAGAACTAATCGTAACAAATTCAATTCAATTAGAAGAAAGTCGCAAACCTACAAATACTAAAGAACTTTCAGTTGCTGGTTTAATCGGTAAAGCCATTATCCGAGTTTATGAAAGAGAATCAGTAAGTGTATTATTTGACTAA
- a CDS encoding 50S ribosomal protein L25/general stress protein Ctc: protein MTSLKSIIRQGKQTRSDLKQLRNAGKVPAVVYGYGTKNTSVKVDEVEFIKVIREVGRNGVIELGVGSKSIKVMVSDYQYDPLKNQITHIDFLAINMTEERTVEVPVQLVGEAVGAKEGGVVEQPLFNLEVTATPDNIPEVIEVDITELNINDSYSVSDIKVSGDFTIENEPEDSIVTVVPPTDEPTEEEVEAMEGEAATEEPERVGEEKDDEEEENKEEE, encoded by the coding sequence ATGACTTCATTAAAGTCAATCATCCGTCAAGGTAAACAAACACGTTCTGACCTTAAACAATTAAGAAATGCTGGTAAAGTACCTGCAGTTGTATATGGTTACGGAACAAAAAATACTTCAGTTAAAGTTGATGAAGTTGAATTTATCAAAGTTATCCGTGAAGTAGGACGTAACGGTGTTATCGAATTAGGTGTTGGTTCTAAATCAATCAAAGTAATGGTATCAGATTACCAATATGATCCATTGAAAAACCAAATCACTCATATCGATTTCTTAGCTATCAACATGACTGAAGAACGTACTGTAGAAGTACCGGTTCAATTAGTTGGTGAAGCAGTAGGCGCTAAAGAAGGCGGCGTAGTTGAACAACCATTATTCAACTTAGAAGTTACTGCAACTCCAGATAATATCCCAGAAGTAATTGAAGTTGATATCACTGAATTAAATATCAACGATAGCTATTCAGTTTCTGATATTAAAGTATCTGGTGACTTCACTATTGAAAACGAACCAGAAGATTCTATCGTAACTGTAGTACCTCCAACAGATGAGCCTACTGAAGAAGAAGTAGAAGCTATGGAAGGCGAAGCAGCTACTGAAGAACCTGAACGTGTTGGTGAAGAAAAAGACGACGAAGAAGAAGAAAATAAAGAAGAAGAATAA